In Peromyscus maniculatus bairdii isolate BWxNUB_F1_BW_parent chromosome 21, HU_Pman_BW_mat_3.1, whole genome shotgun sequence, one DNA window encodes the following:
- the Rab44 gene encoding ras-related protein Rab-44: MENGKGGSRKGRRLASSRRRQIREPADGQDTPAAPEPETWPPHAEEELQSFFRDCGAKERGFVTREDLAEAKFSFVGSEEPQMIFDWVDAENRGRLSLEEFSSGLKNVFGSSPGTHRLRRKQTTLSQPVSATFSLPALEEADAEEKEAFRALVGQMGTGHSLSEQAEIWKLWRELRQEEPRLAGNLEGFLAKMSSRLQEARADREALEWTLRKRDSDHLHNVRQLYEETEEQIRREKQQLQAQSDSRGMAFRTHMQEALEAKEQEVQRLAEGQRELEAQLLHLSSTQQEASWENLQLREAERNLAGQLEEVRGQLQVTRGHLDTARGRASWQVEEEPSVPREKKKAPDPPAVPTEEAPLPELFGDNDDWDQLLNTFGDHSRRTLQLCWSPPPTPSGTSGPQTPRIVRQISISKLPALQFAQEPTSDPDPGPRSPAGVPPGTQDRRGVEDPEGQHGQDGSSKQPVDTPGLEARPESPFLWNLPGAGAGESESVGAEAFRVPLASEAEPPPQGLPPPQSPAGSRKHSQAPDLSDESLWLGPDPAKLPMEREDLTEVLKLGLGSQGAMILREGAAEPSSPNLEPVGQVPTETPVQGEAGPARQESHSRAFQEAHGQVLKLDSLATHLRQSPEEQPRPEEGNSGERGREDLGSEQADEAHSLEARNPESLQPDDLQEPGTSQAPARTEVPVPGKMSPPRGSPITGPGAGLAVGAPETTRALLALTELEAQPRSMSMPVQVESKPGTPQPPEPGAESRPEDPGTNPGEAELTAGKPQADPDYLYHVIFLGDSNVGKTSFLHLLHHDAFATGLTATVGVDFRTKTLVVDNKNFALQLWDTAGQERYHSLTRQLLRKAEGVVLMYDVTSRESFTHVRYWLDCLQDAGADGVAMVLLGNKMDCEEERQVPTEAGRRLAQELGVSFGECSAALGHNILEPLMNLARSLKMQEDRLKASMVEVAHQQPPKRAGCCR, from the exons GAGGCCAAGTTCAGCTTCGTGGGGAGCGAGGAGCCGCAGATGATATTTGACTGGGTAGACGCCGAGAACAGGGGCCGGCTGTCGCTGGAAGAATTCAGCTCTGGACTCA AAAATGTCTTTGGCTCCAGCCCAGGTACCCACAGGCTCCGCAGAAAGCAGACCACGCTCTCTCAACCAGTATCTGCGACCTTCAGCTTGCCTGCCCTTGAGGAGGCCGATGCCGAAGAGAAGGAGGCCTTCCGGGCGCTTGTAGGGCAGATGGGGACCGGCCACTCCCTTTCTGA GCAGGCTGAGATCTGGAAGCTGTGGCGGGAGCTGCGTCAGGAGGAGCCCCGGCTGGCAGGCAATTTGGAGGGCTTCCTGGCCAAGATGAGCAGTCGTCTGCAGGAGGCCCGGGCTGACCGGGAGGCCCTGGAGTGGACGCTGAGGAA GCGAGACTCTGACCATCTCCACAATGTGAGGCAGCTGTATGAGGAGACGGAGGAGCAGATCCGCAGGGAGAAGCAGCAGCTGCAGGCGCAG AGTGACTCCCGGGGCATGGCCTTCAGAACCCACATGCAGGAGGCTCTGGAGGCCAAGGAACAAGAGGTTCAACGGTTGgcagagggccagagagag CTGGAGGCACAGCTCCTCCACCTCAGCAGCACCCAGCAGGAGGCCAGCTGGGAGAATCTGCAGCTTAGGGAGGCTGAGCGCAACCTGGCTGGACAGCTGGAAGAGGTGCGGGGGCAGCTGCAGGTGACAAGGGGACACCTGGATACTGCCAGGGGCCGAGCGTCCTGGCAGGTAGAGGAAGAGCCAAG tgtccccagagaaaagaagaaggccCCAGACCCTCCAGCTGTCCCCACTGAGGAGGCCCCACTGCCTGAGCTGTTTGGGGACAATGACGACTGGGACCAGCTCCTGAACACCTTTGGAGACCATTCCCGCAGGACCCTGCAGCTTTGCTGGAGCCCACCCCCGACCCCGAGTGGCACCTCCGGCCCCCAGACTCCCCGAATTGTTAGGCAGATCTCCATTTCCAAGCTGCCTGCTTTACAGTTTGCTCAGGAGCCAACCTCAGATCCAGACCCGGGTCCAAGAAGCCCTGCCGGGGTGCCTCCTGGTACCCAAGACAGGAGGGGGGTGGAGGACCCCGAGGGTCAGCATGGACAGGATGGCAGTTCTAAGCAGCCTGTGGACACCCCTGGCCTGGAAGCTAGACCTGAATCCCCCTTCCTCTGGAACCTGCCAGGAGCCGGGGCTGGGGAATCCGAGAGCGTGGGAGCAGAGGCTTTCAGAGTGCCGCTTGCTTCTGAGGCTGAGCCTCCTCCTCAAGGGCTCCCTCCTCCTCAGTCCCCAGCTGGGTCCAGAAAACACTCCCAGGCCCCAGACCTCAGTGACGAGAGCCTTTGGCTTGGACCTGATCCAGCCAAGCTGCCCATGGAAAGAGAAGACCTGACAGAGGTCCTGAAGCTGGGATTAGGGTCCCAGGGAGCCATGATCCTCCGAGAGGGGGCTGCAGAGCCCTCCTCCCCGAACCTGGAGCCTGTGGGCCAGGTACCCACAGAGACACCAGTGCAGGGTGAGGCAGGCCCGGCTAGGCAGGAGAGTCATTCTAGGGCTTTCCAAGAAGCCCATGGCCAGGTCCTTAAGTTGGATAGCCTGGCGACCCACCTCCGCCAGAGTCCCGAAGAGCAGCCCAGGCCAGAGGAAGGAAACTCGGGAGAGAGAGGCCGGGAGGACCTGGGGTCAGAACAGGCCGATGAGGCTCACAGCCTCGAAGCCAGGAACCCAGAATCACTCCAACCAGATGATCTGCAGGAGCCTGGCACATCACAGGCTCCTGCGAGGACAGAGGTCCCTGTTCCTGGCAAAATGTCTCCTCCGAGAGGCTCTCCCATCACGGGGCCTGGGGCTGGGCTTGCAGTAGGAGCCCCAGAGACCACACGAGCCCTCCTCGCCTTGACCGAACTGGAAGCCCAGCCCAGGTCCATGTCCATGCCTGTTCAGgtggagagcaagccaggcaCCCCTCAGCCCCCGGAGCCAGGGGCAGAGAGCAGGCCGGAGGACCCAGGAACAAACCCAGGGGAGGCAGAACTCACCGCTGGCAAGCCTCAGGCTGACCCCGACTATCTCTACCACGTCATCTTCCTGGGGGACTCCAATGTGGGCAAGACCTCATTCCTACACCTGTTACACCACGATGCCTTTGCCACCGGGCTGACAGCCACTGTAG GAGTGGATTTTCGCACCAAAACCCTGGTGGTAGACAACAAAAACTTTGCGCTGCAGCTGTGGGACACAGCTGGACAAGAGAG GTACCACAGCCTCACCCGACAGCTGCTTCGCAAGGCGGAGGGGGTGGTGCTCATGTATGACGTCACCTCCCGAGAGAGCTTCACCCACGTGCGGTACTGGCTCGACTGTCTGCAG GATGCGGGTGCAGACGGGGTGGCCATGGTGCTGCTGGGAAACAAGATGGACTgtgaggaggagaggcaggtgcCCACTGAAGCCGGGAGAAGACTGGCCCAG GAGCTGGGGGTCTCCTTTGGGGAGTGCAGCGCGGCCCTGGGTCACAACATCCTGGAGCCCCTGATGAACCTGGCTCG GTCACTTAAGATGCAGGAAGACCGCCTGAAGGCCTCGATGGTGGAAGTGGCCCACCAGCAGCCACCCAAGAGAGCTGGCTGCTGCCGCTGA